The proteins below come from a single Hemiscyllium ocellatum isolate sHemOce1 chromosome 24, sHemOce1.pat.X.cur, whole genome shotgun sequence genomic window:
- the chchd10 gene encoding coiled-coil-helix-coiled-coil-helix domain-containing protein 10, mitochondrial translates to MVTHARCDHVGLTRSLGVTQCRLKWSPLSSGRGRGCGPGPGLGVTMPRGSRSRVSRPPPPRAAPPAHPPPAAVAPTPMQPRQPGLMAQMASTAAGVAVGSAVGHVMGSALTGAFSGGSGSEPAKADVTYQEPPLAAPPTQSQTQQNMPCQFELKQFLECAQNQHDLSLCDGFNEVLKQCKSSYGLS, encoded by the exons ATGGTGACGCACGCACGCTGTGACCACGTGGGTCTGACGCGGAGTCTCGGGGTGACGCAGTGCCGTTTGAAGTGGAGTCCCCTCAGTTCGGGTCGTGGTCGTGGTTGTGGTCCCGGTCCCGGTCTCGGTGTAACGATGCCCAGAGGAAGCCGCAGTCGGGTGAG CCGCCCACCACCACCTCGTGCAGCTCCCCCTGCTCATCCTCCACCAGCAGCTGTTGCCCCTACCCCAATGCAGCCACGGCAGCCAGGTCTGATGGCACAGATGGCAAGCACAGCTGCGGGAGTGGCGGTGGGCTCGGCAGTTGGCCATGTGATGGGTAGTGCTCTGACTGGTGCCTTCAGTGGAGGCAGTGGCTCTGAACCTGCTAAGGCTGATGTTACCTATCAG GAGCCTCCACTGGCTGCCCCTCCGACCCAGTCACAAACCCAGCAGAACATGCCATGCCAGTTTGAACTGAAGCAATTCCTGGAGTGTGCCCAGAACCAGCATGACCTGTCTCTCTGCGATGGATTCAATGAGGTGTTGAAGCAATGCAAATCATCATATG gttTGTCTTGA